From Anastrepha obliqua isolate idAnaObli1 chromosome 3, idAnaObli1_1.0, whole genome shotgun sequence:
tcaaataaattttataagttttatctaaaatatattttccattttaatcaCTTTCATTTGAATTTAGAACTTTCACTCAGTCcgtaaattttaattcgtgtttatttttctttgcgatcagctgttttctcacttgcaaattcttacaagtaaaatttttcgagtAAAACcatgcaacttcccctcaaaatgaaatgtatttCGCTCTCTCAGTTTCctctactttgcaagttttttggatacatAAGCACCAAAACTTGATAATTTGTAACATTTGTTGTAAGTTATTTGCCTCATGAACAGACCTAACGCCAATGCAAAGGCGCTTTGCAGCAGTAATAAAGCAAACAGGAATTTccacaaaatattattgtaatttataCCTTTCGCCTGCAATTTTTATGACTTGACGATTATTTTGCTTCGTTCTTAAGTATATTTTCAAAGGAGTTCTGAAGTTTCTGTTTTGCTTAAATAAAGAGGCTGGTATaaattgcaaacattttaaatttataaaataaaacctaatATCGAAATacttaagttattttattagaaaaagtctGAAATGTTGAGAACTGGGTAACGTTCTTTAGTAATTTTTAAcggctatatgtatgtattacgttagcacatttttcatttccatgtACCATCTTCCTTTTCCGTTTGTCTCCTTCCACTTGTTATCAATTTCTTAGCTATGCCGACTAGAAACATACATGTGtacgttcatatgtatgtgtataattcATTATATTTGGCTAAGTGCCTGTGTGATAATATAACAAATGTGACTAAAGTTCTCCACTCTTTGGGCACAGGGGCACAGCTGAATGCTATGGGTGTTCAAGTACGCATTTCCGGAAATTGTTGTTTTCAaatgatatatgtatgcattttctatatctataattttttggaaaacacaTTAAATATATGCGCAATCGGGTATGAACGTAATGTATCAAATTATTGGTTATCCTGGTTAGATTTGCCAAATTTGCAATGCTACTTTTGTAGCATAGTATGCTTCGCACAGACGAGCTGAttctacaaaaaattgaagtaatGTAAAAGTGCGCTAAATAAAAGGGGAAGGAAGTCATGAATGTAGTATAAAAACAAGTAGATATATAATTACATATGGGTATAATTCAATTTCTGAACATAGAACCTACCCTTACGCAATATCAACTATTGagtgcataaaaaatatatagtgtctTGCTGGGCGTATACGCAATTTATCTTATGAACATATAAATAACACATAGTGTGTAGTACATacattttgtatatacatatacacaataTCGAAAATCGTTCACGTTCATGGATTACTAACCGTTGTAAGAGCTCATAAACTCTACTAAAGATCTGCGTATACAATGAGCTCAGCACTAAACGTCTACCTGGATCGTATACGCATTCTACccaatacacatacgcacaagtaaacatacatacatccatacgtaTGCCAGGCATATGATTAAAACCTCGTACACGTTTTCAACCGCACCTGcagatttacatacatacgcactatGAACATATGAACCGGTTTACTTTGGAATTTATCCTCACTGCTTGATGAACCTTTGCCAGGTAAAACCTTCGCGCAACATAAGAAATAAACAAGGAGGAAGTAGGtaacaataaatatgaaatcCACTTCCACAACAAGCAaagttgcatttaattttatttcgagACCAAAAATGAATACTTGCACATGCCTTTATATGTCTCAGTTTCCAGCTAAAAGTAAATCTCAGTTATAAATacctaattttttaactaattataTCTATATGCAAGTTCTACTAGCATAATCCCttctttatttacatattcacGTTTCCTTTGAATGCCGAATGCAACCCTTATTTATTCCATTAAGATCATTTATTTGAAATAGACAAACTCTTCTGAATTTTTGACAGCAATTAAGTTCCACAAATTCATTCAATAATTTAACGGCTGTGTGTAGACACAGCGGCTATCTCGCTCACGCTTGCGCTGCCCAAAGGCGAAAACAAaggtttgcaaatttatttttcaatagcaGTGTTGTTCTGTTCGCACAAATGAGCTGCGCGCCAGCGAGCAGTGAGCAAAGCAAAGTGGATAAAAGAAGcaacaaccaacaacaaaagaGCAAGCGATGGCATAAAAGTTGACAGCTTTGTGGAAAAGAAGCGGCGTCAGTAGAATTTATTGCTGTGTGCGACAAATTTGCGTGCAGTGTTGAGAGTGTTGAATAAAGTTTGAACAAATTATATAGAATtaatcgaaaatataataacttaATTATTAATGAGAATAGAATAGCTAAACAATAGTGTAGCAGAAAAATTGTGGAAGAGTGTGTTAAATAAGCACCAGAATGATGATCAACACACTGCTAGAGCATGTTCCCATAAAACTGGAAGTGCCGGATAATGGCGACGACAGAGACGCAGAAAACAATGgcaaagagaaaaacaaaaatttgaaaacgaaTGGAAATAATGCAGTAATTGAGGAAGAGGACAGTGGTGGTGATGAGGACGATGACGATGAAGATTCTGACGAGGATGACTCGGAAACGGATCTGCTTGAGGAAGATGATGAAGAGACACTGGTGCCCATAAGTAGCGATGAAGAAGCTGAATTGGAGGCACAACGTATAATATTCCACGAACTGATCCAAAAGAGTTTGCAATTGCCAACGGTTGCAGCTAACAGCTCAGCAGGAAGTGGTAAAAAAGTAAATGCATCAAAAATAATTCGTGAACGTAGTGTTTCGAGTTGTGCCAGCGTTAGTAGCAAGACTTCAATTGTTTCCTGCTCTTCTGCCTCAACCAATGAAAGCAAGCATTCAAAAGGCGCAGCGGTACCAAAGCAAAAGCAAGATCCCCCAATTAAACAACATGTAACAAGCAGGATTTGTGGAAATGCAAAGAACGCCGAATCGGAATCGGAACAAGAGGATAGTGCTAAGGGTTCACCACGAACGCGTGCATCATCAACTTGTTCCGTGGCATCATCGCTAGTCACACCCTCGTGCCAAACGGAATCCTGTGGCAACATTTATGTGTACgaagaacaacaaaaactcatttttaaTTGCAGTTTTTGCGATTTACCTTACGGCGACATGTTAACATTCGCAAGGCATTTACACGATGCACACAAACTCTTCCATGAAGAAGAAGATGCGACAATACCAATGCCGGCGCGTAAAAGTGCACGCAACCTGTCGAATCAACAGGCAGAAAATAAGGCGCAAGCGCAGGACAACCCAAACATTGTGAGAGTAAAAACGGAATTCAATGCTTGCCAGGACAAAGTGTGCGATGACGCCTCAAGTACGCATTCAATGTCTCCAGTTCCTGCGGATGCGACACTTGAATCATGCGGAAAtgtctttattttaaatgacaaaaaacTTTTCCTAATTTGTGGTCACTGTGAATGCAAATATGCGACATTGGAGCTGTTTCATAAACATTTGCGGCAACAACATAAGTTGTTTACTGGGCCAGTCAAAGAAATTAATGTTTTGCCCAAGCAGGAGATTAAGGTCGAAGCGGCTGACGAAATGGTGCAGTTAAGCCGAGTCAGTGCAACGGCCATTGAAAGCGAAAAGCAGCGTAAAGCAAGTGTGGAAGCCATGACTGATTCGCCAGTGATGGTAGTGGTGCCAATGGCGCAGAACTTAGATAACAATGATATTTTAGCCACGACGGTAGGAGTGCAGATACCAGAAACGCCACCTCCAGacgaagaaaaattattggagaAATCTAAAGAAAATACGGTAAATGACGAGGTGGTAGCAATGGTTGTTGAAGGTACTGTTAtggaacaacaacagcaaacaatcATGGAAAGTGAAAAAGTAGGGGAAGAAGTTTGTGAACAGTTGTCAACAAGTGAAATACCTCCATCGGCTGAGGAGCATGCGCAATTGCCAATCGAACAACAGGTGGAAGTAAATGAGCAGCCTACAACGGCAAGTCCAGAAAGACCAGAGGAGGAAAAGTTAGTAGTGGAGGAAGAGAAAGAAGTTGGCGAAGAAAAATCTACGACAAAACGTAAAAGAAAACGCAAAGCggtaagaaaccaaaaactgaccTTACTCAAGTGTCCACTCTCGCAAtatctaaatatataaaatacgcggtttatacatatgtgtgtatgtatattgtttCGATACAAAATTGTAATGTTAATACTTAataacaaaatgtttttgtttttctttatgtaaaaaacatttttagtgcCAAAGTAATTAGTATGAAGCGGATAgatattgatttaattttatagtTGAAAATATATGAACCGCAAGAAATTTCGTTATACTATTTCAGGTATTTTCAAGGCGTTCACCCCCAAAGAGACGTGCCGCTGCAACGAACAAGCTTAACTCAGCAAACTTGTTACCAAACGATGAAGACGTTGTCAATGTCGCTGTTCAAACAACCAGCGAAGTTTGTTCTTTACCGGTGAAAAATGTtgatgctgatgctgatgctgatgcAAATATGGAAAATATGGTCGAAGTAGATTCTCAAATACCTGAAGAAGCTGTTTCCGTATCGGCTGACGAAACTAGAAAGCCTATAGAAATCCGTATGTCTCACGAAGAACCTATAGAAGCTGCGAGCAATGCGCTCACTCATACGACTATAGAAGTTCCAGGTGAAAGTATTGCTATTGTAAACTCTGAAGACGTCAAGAAAACTAAAGGTAAGGCCGCTGCTAAAACTCAGATTCGTCCAAAGTCCACAGCAAAGAGGACacgtaaatgcaaaaaatcTGACGACGAGCCCAAACAATCACCTTTACCTACTAAGGCCGGCCCGTCATCAAAGACTTCGTCGCCAGTTTCTTCTACGAATTCATCGACTGATGTTGCTGAGGCAAAAACTGATACGTCCGTGGTGTCTAAGAAATCTGTTTCAGGGCCGATGCGAACCACCTCCTACTCAGAGACTCATAAGTTACGTTACGCCTGTAACCAGTGCCCAAAATCATTCAGCAAGTCACCGCGTTTAGCTGAGCACAAGCGTCTGCATACGGGCGAGAAACCGTTCAGTTGCGACGAGTGCGGCAAAACGTTCCGCATCAAAAGGCGTCTCAGTGAGCATAAAATGCGCCATCTCAAAGTGAAAGCGTACAAGTGTGAAACTTGTGGTTTACCGGTGGCCACCAAGCAGGACCTCAGACTTCATCAACGCCATCACACCAATGATCGTCGATACACTTGCACCGAATGTTCCAAAGCCTTTGTGCGTAGCTCTGATTTGAAAATACACAAAAGAGTTCATACGGGCGAGAAGCCATTCGTATGCGAGATTTGTCAGAAAACATTTCGAGCCAACCAGAATCTGCACGTGCATCGGCGCTCGCACATGGGTGAAAAGAATTATAAATGTGATTATTGTGACAAACGCTTCATGCGAAATATAGACCGTAAGGTGCATCATCGTACACATACAGGTATGTCTTTTGCAATCCTCAAATCAGACTTTTCAACTCATACTTGTGCAATGTTTTGCATTCCTTTCAGGTGAGAGACCATTCAAATGTGAAATTTGTGGACGTTGCTATTCATCACGCGCTCATGTACGTTCACACATACAACGAGAACATGTGGAGAATGCAGGTGAGGCGAAGAGTGAGCGCAAGAAGTCGGAACGTAAAACGAAACCACCCGAGGATGAACTTGTGAAACAGCAACAACTCATTGATGAATTACAAGAGCAAATACTGCAATGTTTGAAAACTGATGATTTGGAAGAGGAAGATGTTTTGCCAGCGACGAAGAATGAAAAACCcactgaaataaaaaagcagaaacGTCAAAAATCAACTCCAAGATCTTCGCCAGCACTAAAGAAAGCAGTGGATGTCAATTTGTCGACACCTTCACCACGACAACAAGCACAAAACTCCCCATCGATTGGGGTGCAACAGGTATCCGTAACTGTGTCAATGCAAGTGCAAAAGGATGTGAGTATAGGCGATGAGCCCATGCCGGAGAAAGAGAATGCCGCCAAAATCGTGGGCGGTGTCGCAGCACCTTTGAACAAAAACGCGAAGAATGAGCGTAAAATCACGAGCTATTTCACTGTGTTGggacaaaaaacagaaatttaaaGACTTGCACATTTCAAATGGAATAAAACGCagaatattattttacaattcaTAGCGGTTACGTAAGATAAGGAATACATAGATTTATCTAAGACAACGTTACATATATAGAATTCTCAAATCATATATTATACAGAAAtagatatattttcatataagtcaccgcattaaaaaaaatatatatatatatgcaaatgCAGCACTGTCaaagaaacacaaaacgaattcATGTAAAAGACCTCGCCTCTAAACTGTTAAAAACTCATTCCATCTATTTTGAGATGTTGAGTTTGTTGTTGAACTTATACGAAAATTCAATTtggaaaacgaatatgaccacTTGCTTGTGGTTTTGCTAAATTTATCATTACTTTTACTTATTTCCTGATATTACACATAGTTGCTTCAGTGCCAACTAATATTCCATGAacaaaatatgcaacaactaTTTTATTTAGCCTAGCTGCTATACCAACTCGCTTCTTTTGAgttactgaaaacaaaaaagtcaacAAAGTGTGTTTCAACACATACtcataacacacacacacacttacaatGCATACCATTTACTTTATATTATactcattaaattaaaaatacattcataAGTTCGTTTTAATTTTAGCATACTTTATAACTATGCACGAACTGTTGTAGCGTTGCACGGTTTAATTCTAATGCATACCtaggtttaattattttttatggatttatttgcttaaaaactTATATTCGTAAATGATTTCAATACATTCTTTCCAGAATTAATTTAAGTTCGCCGCTGGGTGAACGAACAGAAAATACTTAAAAGACAAAGGAAACGCAAAAACACACCGATGTGATGTCAATGTCACGTGAAATGAATTATCTAGTTGCCGCGTCCGAATATGCATATATGCTTGGGAGTTGGGTGTTTGAAAACGCCAGCTACCATCCCATGTCTTCAGCTGCAGCAGAAATATGAGAGCTGCTGCCTGAGCGCTTGGGGTGTGTGCACAGCACAGGGGTGGCCGGGATACTTTGTCCGCTTCAATGTGCTGTTGTTTGAAAGGAAGCGTTCGCTTCAACCCCcggcatatatgtgtgtatgtatgcatatgtttgAAATACACGCTTTGCCGTACTTGTGAAAATAGTGCGTGTAGACGATTAAGTGTTtgattacacaatttttttcaatactttattttttttaattaattaaaatttaataaaatcatataactGCAGAACTgatttttcacatttctttTGGCCGTGAAAGCTATGCTTTTATTGAATTGGTACTACTCAAAGGTGCATGCTTTGTATAAGCAATTGATTTCACTTAGAGTCAAGGGTTGTAGGGAGATTTTTATGTTGTTTAAAATCATATCAATCATTACAAAGCAGTTAGGGAtgatattcaaatgaaattatcgTATCcgcccaaggactgtcacttcagcagcattctccgtatATGTGTGGGGAATACTTATGCTTctgcaacaataacaagaacCTTTGCTATTATGTGAAGATGTGGACTGAACAAAAGTTGTTTCTTATTAAAAGATCCAGTATTACGTAGAACGTTTTTATTttacctaaaaataaaattttagctaaGCAAATTGTTGATTCGAAATTAGACGTTAAGTAAAAATTGGGATTATGTGAGGACGTGGaatgagcaaatattttttcttactaaataatcgaatattatttattattattattattatatataagaaaagtaGTGGAGATCCActattttccatttaaatggagCACTAGTGTAAACACCTTCGACTCCGAATATTATTTAGAACTTATTTATTTCaccaaaaaatgaaattttaattaggcAAATAGTTGATGTAAAATTAGACGTTAATTAGAACTTTtgcactaagtaggcaattgagtagtaaagtactctctcgacgaacaaaactaacactttataagactctcatcatgctcgtcctaacgTAGGGCCCAGAAGCTtgtacgatgacaacatccgataaagTGTTTCAAGATGCAGTGgccaagaagacgagcctatagcgttcctacgacagtcggttctacgtaactggaacgacccggatatatatccggccaaggactgtcactacagtagcattcctcgtatatgttcACTAGACGGGGCTAGTttactggcacaattacgttctggatattgtagcaggttaaactcctacttatccagaattgaccccgacataccaaacatatgtcttgtatgtgaaggcaccccgcacgacactaaccatcttttcacatgcccctcaaaacccactcatctaacacccctctccctctgtaCCCAACctatcgaaacagcaagtttcttgggcctacctttagatgagctagacgaagacgaccggtgatatacactacactgacagggcttgtattactgctacaacaacaataacaacaacaacgagccTATAACCTGAAAACttgctacaaatatggtgaacCTTGACGTgtgtgaatagaattggtcctttatggatgccgttctgggcactcccgaagtaatacagaaactagttccgggaagggtatTTTCTCAGAAGTAGAGGAGGGTTTGTCCACTCGACGTAgacagtagacgacggtcgctgtaagtgcgaaggcatttgagCTCTACCTCAgcctccaaaacaaaaaaaaaatgctccggctctgaaagtcttcgatgtggtaccagctggtggtagcagaggaaggccttcgctgcgttggaaagatcaggtggagaaggacttggctttattTGGTGGGtgcaactggtgccggttagcacaagtaagaaacgactggcacgctttgttcaactcggccgaaatcgcttaagcggttaatCGGCCAATTAAGCAGGAGAATTAGAAGTTTTGAGATTATGTGAAGATGTGGAGTGAATAAAAAATGTCGTTTTCTCTTACTAAAAGGTCGAATAATACttatcacttttttattttactgaaaatgTAAAGattaacaaatttcagactttatttagggaaaatattgaaatgaaactagCATCATTGCCTGGAGTCTTCGAAGTGCTTGAAGTGAGTCAACAGTTCTTTTGCTTTGCACGTTTACTCTAATTCAGTAAAACAGAATTAGGTATGCAaagtttttcttcacttcaatTGCTTGACCTTTGCTTCATGTAGTTGTTGTGAAAAGAAATCAGAACATgaagaatactttttttgcggtATTATGCAAGCTTGGctcatataaacaaattttgaggTCAGCATTTCGTAGGTTAACAAAACGTTCATACCTACATTCTTTCGTACCAATAAGCTAGACATGTgggcacatgtgtgtgtgtgggtatgcatatatatttatatatatataattaagtataaataaaaaaacaggcagaaggtatgtacatacatacatatatgtacatccatTTATTAGGTAAATAGTATGACAAATGGATCGCTTGGGCGTCACTTAGACTCTAAATGACATCATTTCCATATATCCGAgcgtaaaaaatttcatatattaacgtcttattttttaacaaataccaaaaatgtatataaataaaagtgcCAATAAGAGAAAGCAGCAAAGAGCAAACAATCAAAATCTCCACTAGAGTGCCGTTGTCAAAATCATCCGATCACCGTATTCAACGCTTTCATGCGGTCGCCGCCTACGGTTAGGCTCTTTTGTTGGCTACGCAAAGCTTGTCGCTCTCGAGTATTTCAAGTTGCGCATACGTCGCGTTGTGCGGCTGCCAATGGCACCTAGTCCAAGGTGTCTTGTTCACTTGTAGCTTCGAGCATTTTATATGGATACTATTGGTCGCGCGTGTGTGAGTGCGAGTGTGAGTGTGTTGTGAAACTAAAACGCAATTAATGCAAACGAGCTTATAAAGTGTGTGGAAAAAGAAACTCAGTAGACTAGTTGAAAGTAAATACGAGGAGAAACCGCAAATTGCAAACAAATGTGAAATGACGTGGAACGAGCGAATAGATTCATATGCattgatatattatatacatacatatattcgcgcatatatacatatgaacgCATGAATGTATTCGAAAACACATCGCGTATACGCCCTGACAACGGCATTACTCGACGTCTGTGATGAGTCGTGGCGGTGAATATGCgcacattttttcaatatttgcacaTTCGCATTAGTTAAATGTGCTTACGATCAGGTGCGCATAAAAAGCAGGTTACTATTGTGTACATATAAGaagtgtgtacgtatgtatctgTGCCTACTTACCCAAAGCTATGCAcatacagatatacatacatacatacataccttctTAATGTCACAATTTGCACATTTCCATGAAATCGCAAAATTGTTCTTGCCAAAGCAGCATTGAGCCATTGCCCTAAGCCGAGTTCTTTCTTCtatacacatgcacacgcacagttttgtatgcatgtgtgtatgtatgcagataTGTGCGTCTTCGGCTTTAGTTTTCATTTTGCCTTGCCTTTCAATATTCATTctcttattgtttttttatctaCATTCTTTGCGGTCGTTAACTTTAACCAATGGTTTTTTTTCATCTACTTTAGCGTCTCTTCTTCGTTTTACCATTTATGTTGCTGTTCATTTATCACTTCGCTTGTGGAACGTATTTGCGCGCTCATTCattcttttgaaaattcaaatatgCTAAGCACTCGCTTGCGCTCTTTTTCGCATATACGTTGGCAGGTAGTGCGATTGTTTTTGTTCGTGTTTTTTGCTGCTTTCATTGACAACTACTGGCGTTATGTGGTATCAATTTGGCGGGTATTTGGTTTCATTTAAAGAGGGAATTCAAAATAGATTCAAGTGACTATTCagatgggattttttttttgctgtgaaaCTTGAATTGGGGTTAAGTTTATATTATGCCAGTTTAGGGTTGGAAAGCCGGCGATTGTTagtagaaattattatcattcaAAATTGAGGCCTTTCCTtcagcagtttttgttttttgtctaatTTACGTTGTATAGAAATTGGGAATTTTCCGTTTCCACAGAatcagtataaaatatatacataaataagcaaaaattcaaaaataaagatttaattGTTGCCTGTTCTACAATGgcctcctgactgagtgcttggacttgtccaacacCTCACAAATCTAAATTTAATCCAAAATTGAAACAGAGAATCAGTGATCACGAAAAACATAATTATAAAGAATGtcataaaattttgcaatttttgaatATAGGTAAAATAAGGAGTgcacaacaaaaaccaatttatAAACCAGCAAACAAAATCAGTTagggaaaaatgaaaataaaaaataacacttgACGATTAAGGAGGATAacctttacatatttattttatttaaattatttagttttaattgaatttattttaaaacgaaaaattataaattagttaATCGCgacactttttcatttttccattaaAGTAAAACGCACCATTTTCGTCTGTTTTTTGTGGTGtcttatggggttaggggtagtcagaggcccgaaaaaatgatgattttcaataattttttttgctagttagttgctttattttacaaaaataaaaacatagcattaatacatcatgtttcgacttgactcgagctaattttcaaaaataaaaattaataattgtaaaagttatcgctgttggTGTGGAGCCCGCTCCTCCAGAAGTCCTTGcgatgatcatcacaagtccttgaagATTCAACTAAAATcagtcggacaagagaaa
This genomic window contains:
- the LOC129243149 gene encoding zinc finger protein 37 homolog, coding for MMINTLLEHVPIKLEVPDNGDDRDAENNGKEKNKNLKTNGNNAVIEEEDSGGDEDDDDEDSDEDDSETDLLEEDDEETLVPISSDEEAELEAQRIIFHELIQKSLQLPTVAANSSAGSGKKVNASKIIRERSVSSCASVSSKTSIVSCSSASTNESKHSKGAAVPKQKQDPPIKQHVTSRICGNAKNAESESEQEDSAKGSPRTRASSTCSVASSLVTPSCQTESCGNIYVYEEQQKLIFNCSFCDLPYGDMLTFARHLHDAHKLFHEEEDATIPMPARKSARNLSNQQAENKAQAQDNPNIVRVKTEFNACQDKVCDDASSTHSMSPVPADATLESCGNVFILNDKKLFLICGHCECKYATLELFHKHLRQQHKLFTGPVKEINVLPKQEIKVEAADEMVQLSRVSATAIESEKQRKASVEAMTDSPVMVVVPMAQNLDNNDILATTVGVQIPETPPPDEEKLLEKSKENTVNDEVVAMVVEGTVMEQQQQTIMESEKVGEEVCEQLSTSEIPPSAEEHAQLPIEQQVEVNEQPTTASPERPEEEKLVVEEEKEVGEEKSTTKRKRKRKAVFSRRSPPKRRAAATNKLNSANLLPNDEDVVNVAVQTTSEVCSLPVKNVDADADADANMENMVEVDSQIPEEAVSVSADETRKPIEIRMSHEEPIEAASNALTHTTIEVPGESIAIVNSEDVKKTKGKAAAKTQIRPKSTAKRTRKCKKSDDEPKQSPLPTKAGPSSKTSSPVSSTNSSTDVAEAKTDTSVVSKKSVSGPMRTTSYSETHKLRYACNQCPKSFSKSPRLAEHKRLHTGEKPFSCDECGKTFRIKRRLSEHKMRHLKVKAYKCETCGLPVATKQDLRLHQRHHTNDRRYTCTECSKAFVRSSDLKIHKRVHTGEKPFVCEICQKTFRANQNLHVHRRSHMGEKNYKCDYCDKRFMRNIDRKVHHRTHTGERPFKCEICGRCYSSRAHVRSHIQREHVENAGEAKSERKKSERKTKPPEDELVKQQQLIDELQEQILQCLKTDDLEEEDVLPATKNEKPTEIKKQKRQKSTPRSSPALKKAVDVNLSTPSPRQQAQNSPSIGVQQVSVTVSMQVQKDVSIGDEPMPEKENAAKIVGGVAAPLNKNAKNERKITSYFTVLGQKTEI